One region of Eupeodes corollae chromosome 1, idEupCoro1.1, whole genome shotgun sequence genomic DNA includes:
- the LOC129940782 gene encoding uncharacterized protein LOC129940782 — translation MPHSTRHCRKFLNLDVKTRTDVVKKHSICSNCLGYDHHASVCSSTNRCYKCGLKHHTLLHIESQNNYQPTKSLNTYQANASQSKQNVQSSNNEPQPHCSNTEPINYKTHLNQMQSQSLLATALVKVFKPNGAQLILRALIDPGSQATFITEDAAQILKLKKHKTHAIVKGLGNTETGTSKYEVNFKLFSVHDSDFSVDVRALVFNNLTTTLPTQKFDGSNFNHVSNLLLADPTYNTPRKVDILIGADVYSTIILDGVVKGSTGTPVAQLTELGWILTGNIHTQKIPITIQSHHTQLDVQLTKFWEIEENLDERKWTEDENMCEKHFKDTCKRRLDGRYEVHLPFKNNKRPVLGNSKRAALARFLQIEKRMKTDSNFKKLYVDCMNEYLTLGHMKEVKVEDELGPNYFYYLPHHAVLKESSTTTKLRVVFDGSCKSSNGLSLNECLMVGPRLQLDIIDLVARWRKFKIALVADISKMYRQIWVAQEDTPYQMILWRSSPNESIKCYCLNTVTFGTASAPFLAVRTLQRLAEDIEHNYPHVAKAIMDGFFVDDLIYGSDNEVEAIRLQKDIVSNLQAAGFPLRKWASNSQRVMEGIPENYREINLPLDLKSTDAIKTLGIQWHPSMDYFSFKINLPETSKLSKRSVLADIARLFDPLGLISPCIVKAKLILQQLWTRNWLGIHLYHKI, via the coding sequence ATGCCTCATAGCACACGTCATTgcagaaagtttttaaatttggatgTTAAAACTCGTACAGATGTCGtgaaaaaacattcaatttgctCTAACTGCTTAGGCTATGATCATCATGCTTCAGTGTGCAGCAGCACAAATCGATGCTACAAGTGCGGACTCAAGCATCATACCTTATTACATATTGAGTCTCAAAATAATTATCAACCAACTAAATCATTAAACACATACCAAGCAAATGCATCTCAGTCGAAACAAAATGTACAATCTTCAAATAATGAACCTCAACCACACTGCTCTAATACAGAGCCAATAAACTATAAAACGCATTTAAATCAAATGCAATCACAATCCTTATTGGCTACTGCCCTTGTTAAAGTTTTCAAACCAAATGGAGCTCAACTTATTTTAAGGGCTCTTATAGACCCAGGATCTCAAGCTACATTCATAACCGAAGATGCAGCTCAgatcttaaaacttaaaaaacataaaacacatGCGATTGTTAAAGGACTAGGAAATACTGAAACTGGTACATCAAAATATGAAGTCAATTTTAAGTTATTCTCAGTACATGATTCTGATTTCTCTGTAGATGTTAGGGCTCTAGTATTCAATAACTTAACCACTACATTGCCCACTCAGAAATTTGATGGATCTAACTTCAATCATGTATCAAACCTGTTACTTGCTGATCCAACTTACAATACACCCCGAAAGGTTGATATTTTGATAGGTGCCGATGTGTATTCGACAATAATTTTGGATGGCGTAGTCAAGGGAAGTACAGGAACACCTGTAGCCCAGTTGACCGAATTAGGGTGGATCTTAACTGGAAACattcacacacaaaaaattccaataactATCCAAAGTCATCATACACAATTGGATGTCCAACTTACTAAGTTTTgggaaattgaagaaaatcttGATGAGAGAAAATGGACTGAAGATGAGAATATGTgcgaaaaacattttaaagacaCATGCAAGAGAAGATTAGATGGTAGATATGAGGTACACCTTccattcaaaaacaacaaaaggccAGTCTTAGGTAATTCCAAACGAGCTGCATTAGCAAGATTTCTACAAATTGAAAAACGAATGAAAACAGATagtaactttaaaaaactttatgtagATTGCATGAATGAGTACCTTACCTTAGGTCACATGAAAGAAGTGAAAGTTGAGGATGAACTAGgtccaaactatttttattatcttCCACATCATGCGGTTCTGAAAGAATCAAGTACTACAACCAAACTACGGGTAGTATTTGATGGTTCTTGCAAATCATCAAATGGACTTTCATTAAATGAATGTCTTATGGTAGGCCCACGCCTCCAACTCGATATAATTGATCTGGTGGCAAGAtggagaaaattcaaaattgctcTTGTTGCAGATATAAGCAAAATGTATCGTCAAATTTGGGTGGCTCAAGAAGACACACCATATCAAATGATCTTATGGAGATCATCCCCAAATGAATCcataaaatgttattgtttaaaTACAGTTACCTTTGGAACTGCTTCTGCTCCCTTCTTAGCTGTACGAACATTACAAAGGTTAGCTGAAGATATTGAACATAATTATCCTCATGTAGCAAAGGCAATCATGGATGGTTTTTTTGTCGATGATCTTATATATGGATCAGATAATGAAGTTGAAGCCATTAGATTGCAAAAGGATATCGTTTCAAATTTACAAGCAGCAGGGTTTCCTCTCAGAAAATGGGCAAGCAACTCACAAAGAGTTATGGAGGGAATTCCTGAAAATTATAGAGAGATTAATCTTCCTcttgatttaaaatcaacagATGCCATAAAAACATTGGGGATTCAATGGCATCCTAGTATGGACTActttagctttaaaataaacttacctgaaacttcaaaattatcaaAGCGATCAGTTCTAGCCGATATCGCTCGCCTGTTCGATCCATTGGGATTGATTTCTCCTTGCATTGTCAAGGCAAAACTTATACTCCAACAACTTTGGACTAGAAATTGGCTTGGGATACACCTTTACCACAAGATATAG
- the LOC129939762 gene encoding epidermal growth factor receptor kinase substrate 8: MGRTSLNGSSAADNLSSLFRDLNHHQNNLSQTNQNHQTNGLDHDDKPIYAMDHLATFKVKHESELKNPIEKIKLLKDTNVCPQKMFMKFNGQWIVILDQDQVEIESFPGSLIHEPAALISKDPLEEFNNMLVFSVSGSALGNTEMHVFQVEDASAVELVEDLKLVRHGKIVTQRRNRIEPKPLKHQIPNGIRDQYGIREAMLKSRDSEDTKERDINVLNHCFEDIEKFVFRLHYAAEALDELQNRKQQNKLNSNPHGEGLLVLRSRPPVENEFMDIFAKFKLAFNFSARLQKHMSKEKSPIDDMFVSLGTIVVICNDVYVNQGIPQGVVNPLLRKETINYMESCVTPSQRDFWQSLGKNWTLPKESFKDHKGSYHPIFFDDWSPDFIVDEPVEYIPPPPVHSNTKTEGNLMHDITNATWHRKLKSRNVRIAEVTHPRPAHTDKELSVVKGEYLEIIDDSRNWWKARNNRGQIGYVPNSILNPHNFETSEASTYLGQVSDTESLSSSINDQAVMESGKAGRTSLYAYETEREMPKQVLPRRSLSEPSPPPPPPPPPGETPPPTPINSFQKELALAGALVAMRARNDCDTENLESQDVIQEELRQSMLQREKRRDLEILKTPQIYIEASSTSKEVEEWLRKKGFSDQVIKKLHGLNGSELFALPDETVDGYFCKEDSQRLKSQVLLQKKFSGFKTTRSNELQAILARRRKKADATILEEADEV, encoded by the exons ATGGGTCGTACGTCATTGAATGGCAGTTCAGCTGCTGATAATTTAAGTTCCCTGTTTCGAGATCTGAATCATCATCAAAATAATCTTAGTCAAACAAATCAAAACCATCAGACAAATGGATTGGATCATGATGATAAGCCTATCTATGCCATGGATCATTTGGCCACGTTTAAAGTGAAACATGAATCAGAGCTTAAGAATCCAATTGAGAAAATTAAACTTCTCAAAGACACAAATGTTTGTCCCCAAAAGATGTTTATGAAGTTTAATGGACAATGGATTGTCATACTCGATCAGGATCAG GTAGAAATCGAGAGTTTTCCAGGCTCTTTGATACATGAACCAGCAGCCCTTATAAGCAAAGATCCACTCGAAGAATTCAACAATATGCTGGTATTTTCAGTATCAGGATCTGCTCTGGGAAATACAGAAATGCACGTTTTCCAA gtTGAGGATGCTTCAGCTGTTGAATTAGTAGAAGATCTAAAACTCGTTCGCCATGGGAAAATAGTAACTCAACGTCGTAATCGCATTGAACCTAAGCCACTAAAACATCAAATTCCGAATGGCATAAGAGATCAATATGGGATCCGTGAAGCCATGCTCAAAAGTCGTGACAGTGAAGATACAAAAGAACGTGAcataaatgttttgaatcaTTGCTTCGAAGATATTGAGAAGTTTGTTTTTCGTTTACATTATGCCGCAGAGGCTTTAGATGAATTgcaaaatagaaaacaacaaaataaactcaATTCAAATCCTCATGGTGAGGGTTTGTTGGTTTTGCGTTCAAGACCACCAGTTGAAAATGAATTTATGGATATTTTTGCCAAGTTTAAGCTTGCCTTTAACTTTTCGGCCCGTCTTCAAAAACACATGTCAAAAGAGAAGTCTCCGATCGATGATATGTTTGTATCGCTAGGGACTATTGTTGTCATATGCAATGATGTGTACGTCAATCAGGGTATTCCTCAAGGTGTAGTCAATCCTCTTTTGAGAAAGGAGACAATAAACTACATGGAGTCTTGTGTCACTCCGTCACAGCGTGATTTCTGGCAGTCGCTGGGGAAGAATTGGACTCTTCCAAAAGAATCTTTTAAGGATCACAAAGGATCTTACCATCCGATATTCTTCGATGACTGGTCGCCAGATTTTATTGTTGACGAACCTGTTGAGTATATACCTCCACCGCCAGTACATAGTAACACCAAGACCGAGGGAAACCTCATGCATGATATTACAAATGCAACCTGGCATAGAAAATTGAAGTCACGAAACGTCAGAATAGCTGAGGTTACACATCCAAGACCAGCACATACAGATAAGGAGCTATCAGTTGTAAAGGGTGAATATTTAGAG attATTGATGATTCCCGAAATTGGTGGAAGGCAAGAAATAATCGTGGACAAATTGGATACGTTCCAAATTCTATCCTGAACCCACATAATTTTGAAACTTCGGAAGCTTCAACTTACTTGGGACAAGTATCT GATACAGAGTCGCTGTCATCATCAATAAATGATCAGGCAGTGATGG AAAGTGGAAAAGCTGGAAGAACTTCTTTATATGCCTACGAAACTGAGCGGGAAATGCCGAAGCAGGTTCTGCCCAGAAGATCATTAAGCGAACCGTCACCACCACCTCCTCCACCACCGCCACCAGGCGAAACCCCTCCACCAACTCCAATTAACAGTTTCCAAAAGGAATTGGCATTAGCCGGAGCACTTGTTG CTATGCGAGCTCGCAACGATTGTGACACTGAAAACTTAGAATCCCAAGATGTAATACAAGAAGAACTTCGCCAATCCATGTTACAACGAGAGAAACGTAGAGATTTAGAAATTCTCAAAACTCCACAAATCTATATTGAAGCATCGTCAACGAGCAAAGAAGTTGAAGAATGGTTACGTAAAAAAGGTTTCTCTGatcaagttattaaaaaattgcacgGTCTAAATGGAAGCGAATTGTTTGCTTTACCCGATGAAACTGTTGAtggatatttttgtaaagaagaTAGTCAACGTTTAAAATCACAAGTTCTATTACAGAAAAAATTCAGCGGG ttcAAGACAACTCGATCAAATGAATTGCAAGCAATTTTAGCACGTAGGCGAAAGAAGGCGGATGCAACTATTTTGGAAGAAGCCGATGAAGTTTGA
- the LOC129940775 gene encoding uncharacterized protein LOC129940775, whose protein sequence is MITLAWIKGSPTTRTTFVANRISEIQSLTNIESWYHVNTKQNPADLGSRGLTTEELINNEMWWDGPTFLRNFNPQDYSSKTTFETQQETKKESKINTKTLYNKNFATLLNFSCVAAYCVTTENEFLRRVSDLRRLIRIVAIWQRYISNLRSKLNSKMKLGLENNPLKIEELNVSRTTITKLVQNELFYEEIKALNESRAIPKGSGILNLNPFLDKNGILRVGGRLQNSYLPYSQRHPIILKDQHHFSKLIACDAHQRTLHGGQQLMMADIRNYYWITNLKRLVKFTIHKCVRCHRHDAIMQNQLMGSLPTERVIITRPFTNTGVDYAGPVEIKMWKGRCNKFSKGYIAVFVCLSTKALHLELVSDLTAATFIAAYRRFVARRGICNNLFSDCGTNFKGASNDLKRDSKFITSEWSSTVSKTLATLYTTWHFNPPLSPHFGGLWEAGVKSIKHHLKRTIGTAKLTFEEYSTLLTQIEGCLNSRPLCPMTSDPNDLNVLTPGHFLIGDFWKQWSTSYLHLLQQRPKWLQQKPNINVGDIVIVKDDNLPPSLWLLARVIELHPGTDGLTRVATIKTQNSTFKRPITKLSPLPVTNPSNPNP, encoded by the exons ATGATTACTTTAGCATGGATAAAAGGAAGCCCAACCACGCGCACCACCTTCGTTGCTAATCGAATAAGCGAAATTCAAAGTTTAACTAACATCGAATCCTGGTATCATGTAAACACAAAACAGAATCCTGCAGATTTAGGATCGCGAGGATTAACAACTGAAGAGCTCATTAACAATGAGATGTGGTGGGATGGGCCAACATTTCTAAGAAACTTTAATCCGCAAGATTATTCATCAAAAACTACTTTTGAAACACAACAAGAAACTAAAAAGGAAagcaaaatcaatacaaaaacattataCAATAAGAATTTTGCAACACTATTAAACTTTTCTTGTGTTGCAGCTTACTGTGTTACAacagaaaacgaatttttaagGAGAGTCTCTGATTTAAGAAGATTGATTCGCATCGTTGCAATATGGCAAAGATACATATCTAACTtaagatcaaaattaaattcaaaaatgaaattaggATTAGAGAACAATCCACTTAAAATTGAAGAACTAAATGTATCTAGAACAACAATTACCAAATTAGTACAAAACGAACTATTTTATGAAGAAATAAAGGCATTAAATGAATCAAGAGCTATCCCTAAAGGAAGTggaattttgaacttaaatccCTTCCTTGATAAAAACGGTATCTTACGTGTAGGTGGTCGACTTCAAAACTCCTATTTACCTTACAGTCAGCGGCATCCAATCATCCTCAAGGATCAACATcacttttcaaaactaattgcatGCGATGCTCATCAACGTACTCTACATGGTGGACAGCAACTCATGATGGCAGATATTCGAAACTATTATTGGATAACCAACCTTAAACGACTAGTAAAATTTACAATACACAAATGTGTAAGGTGTCATAGACATGATGCTATAATGCAAAACCAACTAATGGGAAGCCTTCCAACTGAACGTGTTATAATCACAAGACCCTTTACAAACACTGGTGTGGACTATGCTGGACCTGTTGAGATTAAAATGTGGAAGGGTAGGTGTAACAAATTCTCAAAAGGGTACATCGCCGTATTCGTATGTCTATCTACAAAGGCCTTACATCTTGAATTGGTCAGTGATTTGACCGCAGCAACCTTCATAGCTGCTTACAGGAGATTCGTAGCCAGGCGCGGAATATGCAACAACTTATTTAGTGATTGCGGAACTAACTTCAAGGGTGCAAGCAATGATCTCAAAAGAGACAGTAAATTCATAACTTCTGAATGGTCATCCACAGTTTCAAAAACTCTGGCCACGCTCTATACCACTTGGCATTTTAATCCTCCACTATCCCCCCATTTTGGTGGACTATGGGAGGCAGGGGTGAAATCCATTAAACATCACCTTAAAAGAACAATTGGCACTGCGAAGTTGACTTTTGAAGAATACTCTACATTACTAACTCAAATTGAGGGGTGCCTTAACTCACGACCTCTTTGTCCAATGACATCTGATCCAAATGATCTCAATGTCTTGACACCAGGACACTTCCTTATTGGAG ATTTTTGGAAGCAGTGGAGCACAAGCTATCTTCACTTGCTTCAACAACGACCAAAATGGttacaacaaaaaccaaacatcaatgtTGGAGACATTGTCATAGTAAAGGACGACAATTTGCCACCCTCATTATGGTTACTCGCGCGGGTTATCGAATTACATCCGGGAACTGATGGTCTAACTCGCGTAGCTACcatcaaaacacaaaattcaacGTTCAAACGGCCGATAACAAAATTATCCCCTTTGCCGGTAACAAATCCGTCGAATCCGAATCCATAA